One Thiocapsa sp. genomic window carries:
- a CDS encoding helix-turn-helix domain-containing protein translates to MTKRTIEGIEVETGSSNVFSDLDLPDAEKLKIKSGLVIEITRAVRKLGLTQEDAGRRMGIPQPKVSALLRGDFANLSERKLMECLNRLGYDIEIKVKPAAEPVGHLTIAIG, encoded by the coding sequence ATGACAAAACGCACCATTGAAGGCATCGAGGTCGAAACGGGTTCCAGCAATGTCTTTTCCGACCTTGACTTACCCGATGCGGAGAAGCTCAAGATCAAGTCCGGTCTGGTGATCGAGATCACCCGCGCGGTTCGCAAGCTCGGCCTCACGCAGGAAGACGCCGGCCGCCGCATGGGCATCCCGCAACCGAAGGTGTCGGCCCTGCTGCGCGGCGACTTCGCGAACCTGTCCGAGCGCAAGCTGATGGAGTGTCTGAACCGGCTCGGGTACGACATCGAAATCAAGGTTAAGCCCGCTGCGGAGCCGGTCGGGCACCTGACGATCGCGATCGGATGA
- a CDS encoding type II toxin-antitoxin system HicA family toxin — MSLLEDDGWYLVATKGSHRQFKYPTKPGRVTVSGKPSDDVAPGTKNSVSKQSGWK; from the coding sequence TTGAGCCTGCTCGAAGATGACGGCTGGTACCTGGTTGCCACGAAGGGAAGCCATCGTCAATTTAAGTACCCGACCAAGCCAGGTCGCGTGACGGTTTCCGGAAAACCAAGCGATGATGTGGCACCGGGAACCAAGAACAGTGTTTCTAAACAATCAGGTTGGAAGTGA
- a CDS encoding type II toxin-antitoxin system RelE/ParE family toxin: MDVTVRERRVVIVRAFIKKTQKTPRKEIEIALDRAREVHE, encoded by the coding sequence ATCGACGTCACGGTGCGGGAACGGCGGGTCGTGATTGTTCGGGCCTTCATCAAGAAGACCCAGAAGACACCGCGCAAGGAAATCGAGATCGCCCTTGACCGGGCGCGAGAGGTTCATGAATGA
- the pglX gene encoding BREX-2 system adenine-specific DNA-methyltransferase PglX translates to MIHPQRLLADLQSLLPRLEQDILAYTGTRPELEAHLEAEYAKAREANRTAEHFVAWREAQITQAAAAWVLTGVFVRFLEDNRLLDAPLISGPADRSGHGSGRGPGHGSGQGALQQAKDRQSVYFAEHPTHAERDYLLAVFEELATLPAMAELLDRAHNPLWQLPLSADGAKALIDFFQRLDPETGAILHDFTCSPAGSQAGADDVPAMDTRFLGDLYQDLSESVRKRYALLQTPEFVERFILDHTLEPAKAAFGLPGLTLIDPTCGSGHFLLSAFQRLFDDWQRREPATNARALAQRALDAIHGVDINPYAIAIARFRLLIAAMMAAGSDRLKDAPDFHFHLAVGDSLLHGPRHESQGQGIQGDMLDDTLTHVFEVEDKAKLERILGQRYPVVVGNPPYITVKDKALNQAYRDKYTACHIANTRSACPSPNAFSIWPCPARLHRGTTARPDSSV, encoded by the coding sequence ATGATCCACCCCCAACGCCTCCTCGCCGACCTCCAATCCCTGCTGCCCCGGCTCGAGCAGGACATCCTCGCCTACACCGGCACCCGACCTGAGCTGGAGGCGCACCTCGAGGCCGAGTACGCCAAGGCGCGGGAGGCCAACCGCACCGCGGAGCATTTCGTCGCCTGGCGCGAGGCGCAGATCACCCAGGCCGCCGCGGCCTGGGTGCTGACCGGCGTCTTCGTGCGCTTTCTGGAAGACAACCGGCTGCTGGATGCGCCGCTGATCTCGGGACCGGCGGACCGCTCAGGCCATGGCTCGGGCCGGGGACCAGGGCATGGTTCAGGTCAGGGCGCGCTGCAACAGGCAAAGGACCGGCAGAGCGTCTATTTCGCGGAGCATCCCACCCACGCCGAGCGCGACTATCTGCTGGCCGTCTTCGAGGAGCTGGCGACCCTGCCGGCGATGGCCGAGCTGCTCGACCGCGCCCACAACCCGCTCTGGCAGCTCCCGCTCTCGGCCGACGGCGCCAAGGCCCTGATCGACTTCTTCCAGCGCCTCGACCCCGAGACCGGCGCCATCCTGCACGACTTTACCTGCTCCCCAGCTGGCTCCCAAGCCGGCGCCGACGATGTCCCGGCCATGGACACCCGCTTCCTCGGCGATCTCTACCAGGATCTCTCCGAGTCGGTCCGCAAGCGCTATGCGCTGCTGCAGACCCCCGAGTTCGTCGAGCGCTTCATCCTCGATCACACCCTGGAGCCGGCCAAGGCCGCCTTCGGTCTGCCGGGGCTCACGCTGATCGACCCGACCTGCGGCTCGGGCCACTTCCTGCTGAGCGCCTTCCAGCGGCTGTTCGACGATTGGCAGCGGCGCGAGCCCGCCACCAACGCCCGCGCGCTGGCCCAGCGGGCGCTCGACGCCATCCACGGCGTCGACATCAACCCCTATGCCATCGCCATCGCCCGCTTCCGCCTGCTGATCGCCGCCATGATGGCGGCGGGCAGCGACCGGCTCAAGGATGCGCCCGACTTCCACTTCCACCTCGCCGTCGGCGACTCGCTCCTGCACGGGCCGCGACACGAATCGCAAGGGCAGGGCATCCAGGGCGACATGCTCGACGACACCCTGACGCATGTCTTCGAGGTCGAAGACAAGGCCAAGCTCGAACGCATCCTCGGCCAGCGCTACCCGGTCGTGGTCGGTAACCCGCCCTATATCACCGTCAAGGACAAGGCACTGAATCAGGCGTATCGGGACAAGTACACGGCCTGTCATATCGCCAATACTCGCTCGGCGTGCCCTTCACCGAACGCTTTTTCGATCTGGCCCTGCCCGGCCCGGTTGCACAGGGGGACAACCGCCCGGCCGGATTCGTCGGTATGA
- a CDS encoding helix-turn-helix transcriptional regulator yields MTKISDLHQEWMHDSEYREAYDALEEEFSIAALLIETRARAGLTQAELAQRINTTQSMIARLESGHVMPTTRTLEKIAKATGSRLKISFEPRFGAHSTSSSPR; encoded by the coding sequence ATGACCAAAATCAGCGATCTGCATCAAGAATGGATGCACGATTCCGAGTATCGGGAGGCGTATGACGCTCTTGAAGAGGAGTTCAGCATTGCCGCGCTGCTGATCGAGACGCGAGCACGCGCGGGGCTAACGCAGGCTGAGCTTGCGCAACGGATCAATACAACGCAGTCGATGATCGCACGGCTTGAGAGCGGTCATGTCATGCCAACGACCCGCACACTGGAAAAGATCGCCAAGGCCACAGGCTCAAGGCTCAAGATCAGCTTTGAGCCACGCTTCGGTGCGCATTCCACATCTTCAAGCCCTCGATGA